From the genome of Verrucomicrobiia bacterium, one region includes:
- the folP gene encoding dihydropteroate synthase, with amino-acid sequence MGIVNVTPDSFSDGGQFGDAEQAVAHGLELVRQGATILDIGGESSRPGAAPVSESEELSRVIPVITALARQTTVPLSIDTMKPAVARAALRAGASLVNDVGASCAAAEMWQLVAETGAGYVAMHMQGLPRTMQLHPVYDDVVKEVGAFFEERLKRVEAVGVAAEQIVFDVGIGFGKSVTHNLQLLSALPGFTKLPRPMALGVSRKSFIGALTGATVDERLPGSLACAALAVAAGVQIIRTHDVAETVQAVRLAEAIRELR; translated from the coding sequence ATGGGCATCGTCAACGTCACGCCGGATTCCTTCTCGGACGGCGGCCAATTTGGGGATGCGGAACAGGCGGTTGCGCACGGTTTGGAGCTGGTGCGACAGGGGGCAACGATTTTGGACATTGGCGGGGAATCTTCGCGACCGGGTGCGGCCCCGGTGAGCGAATCCGAGGAGTTGAGCCGGGTGATTCCCGTCATCACCGCGCTGGCGCGACAAACGACCGTGCCGCTTTCCATTGACACGATGAAGCCGGCGGTCGCCCGCGCGGCTTTGCGGGCGGGAGCGAGCCTCGTGAACGACGTGGGCGCGAGTTGCGCCGCCGCGGAAATGTGGCAATTGGTGGCTGAGACGGGCGCGGGTTATGTAGCCATGCACATGCAAGGTCTGCCCCGCACCATGCAGTTGCATCCGGTGTATGATGACGTGGTTAAAGAAGTCGGAGCTTTCTTCGAGGAGCGATTGAAGCGCGTCGAGGCGGTGGGAGTGGCCGCCGAACAAATCGTGTTTGATGTTGGCATTGGATTTGGCAAGAGCGTGACGCATAATTTGCAGTTGCTCAGCGCCTTGCCGGGTTTTACAAAACTGCCACGCCCGATGGCACTCGGGGTGTCACGGAAGTCGTTTATTGGCGCGCTGACCGGGGCGACGGTTGACGAACGGTTGCCGGGGTCGCTGGCCTGCGCCGCGCTGGCGGTGGCGGCGGGCGTGCAGATCATCCGCACGCACGATGTGGCGGAAACGGTGCAGGCGGTGCGCCTGGCGGAAGCCATCCGGGAATTGCGCTGA
- a CDS encoding 30S ribosomal protein S1: protein MLTMEEALKQSHTRFSAGEIVKGRVIEVRAKEALVDIGYKSEGVIPANEFDDIKTVKVGDEVDVLIEKLEDKDGMVVLSKEKAEFKQNWEKILTICNEGGRITGRVKSVVKGGLVVNIGVEAFLPASQIDVVTPKNLSQFVGNTYEFKVVKINQERQNIVLSRRELIEAERTERRQKLLDEMVPGDIRKGTVKNITDFGAFIDLNGIDGLLHITDMSWGRIGHPSELLKVGQDLDVVVLDVNKEKERVSLGLKQKMANPWADIETKYPVGSKVKGKVVNLMPYGAFVELEPGVEGLVHVTELSWTKRIAKPGDVLKQDQEIEAVVLGINRDEQKISLGIRQLESNPWDTAEQKYPPGTHVKGKIRNLTSYGAFIELEEGLDGMIHVSDISWTRKINHPSEVFKKGDEVEAQVLEVDKANQRIAVGVKQLAQDPWDKIDELYKVGDLVTGQVTKLASFGAFIGLQHEIDGLVHISQISEERVDKIKNVLKVGQDVTARVIKIDRSDRRIGLSIKAANYSAEQLKAEQAALDALKPGEDLVALQYAFDAADEAKND, encoded by the coding sequence ATGCTTACGATGGAAGAAGCCCTGAAGCAAAGCCATACGCGCTTTTCGGCAGGTGAAATTGTCAAAGGTCGAGTCATTGAAGTCCGCGCCAAGGAAGCCTTGGTGGACATCGGCTACAAGAGCGAAGGCGTCATCCCCGCGAACGAGTTTGATGACATCAAAACCGTCAAGGTCGGCGATGAGGTGGATGTGCTCATCGAAAAATTGGAAGACAAGGACGGCATGGTCGTTCTGTCCAAGGAAAAAGCCGAGTTCAAACAGAACTGGGAAAAGATTCTCACCATTTGCAATGAGGGCGGTCGCATTACCGGTCGCGTCAAATCCGTCGTCAAAGGCGGCCTGGTGGTCAACATTGGCGTGGAAGCCTTTCTGCCGGCGTCGCAAATTGACGTGGTTACGCCCAAGAACCTGTCGCAATTCGTGGGCAACACCTACGAATTCAAGGTCGTTAAAATCAATCAGGAACGGCAAAACATCGTTCTGTCCCGCCGCGAGCTGATCGAGGCCGAGCGCACCGAGCGCCGCCAGAAATTACTCGATGAAATGGTGCCGGGCGATATCCGCAAGGGCACGGTCAAGAACATCACCGACTTCGGCGCGTTCATTGATCTCAACGGTATTGACGGCCTGTTGCACATCACCGACATGAGCTGGGGCCGCATCGGCCATCCGTCCGAATTGCTGAAAGTGGGTCAAGACCTGGACGTGGTGGTGTTGGATGTCAACAAGGAGAAGGAACGCGTCAGCCTGGGGCTCAAACAGAAGATGGCCAATCCGTGGGCGGACATCGAAACCAAGTATCCCGTCGGCTCGAAGGTCAAAGGCAAAGTGGTCAACCTCATGCCCTACGGCGCATTCGTGGAACTCGAACCGGGCGTGGAAGGCCTGGTTCACGTCACCGAATTGTCCTGGACCAAGCGCATCGCCAAACCGGGCGACGTGCTCAAGCAGGACCAGGAAATCGAAGCCGTCGTGCTCGGCATCAACCGCGACGAGCAGAAAATTTCGCTCGGCATCCGCCAATTGGAATCAAATCCGTGGGATACCGCCGAACAGAAATATCCGCCCGGAACCCACGTCAAAGGCAAGATTCGCAATCTCACCAGCTACGGTGCGTTCATTGAGCTGGAAGAAGGTTTGGACGGCATGATCCATGTGTCCGACATCTCCTGGACGCGCAAGATCAATCACCCGAGCGAAGTGTTCAAGAAGGGCGACGAGGTCGAAGCGCAGGTACTCGAAGTGGACAAGGCGAACCAGCGCATTGCCGTTGGCGTCAAACAACTCGCCCAGGATCCGTGGGATAAAATTGACGAGCTGTACAAGGTGGGCGATCTGGTCACCGGTCAGGTCACCAAGCTGGCCAGCTTCGGCGCGTTCATCGGTCTGCAGCATGAAATTGACGGATTGGTTCACATCTCGCAGATCAGCGAGGAGCGCGTGGACAAGATTAAAAACGTGCTCAAGGTCGGCCAGGACGTCACCGCGCGCGTCATTAAGATTGACCGCAGCGACCGTCGCATTGGCCTGTCCATCAAGGCGGCCAACTATTCCGCCGAACAGTTGAAGGCGGAACAAGCCGCGCTCGACGCGCTCAAGCCCGGGGAAGACCTCGTGGCGTTGCAATACGCGTTCGATGCGGCGGACGAAGCCAAGAACGATTAA
- a CDS encoding VOC family protein, with product MNLARKLLHTRYRVDDLERTVKFYRDILGLQEVRRHASPRGATLVFLKAPESEEQIEICCFPKSGPVQVQADLTHLAFAVDSLAEFAKHLAQHGLKYSDGPTATASGSVIAFIDAPEGYEIELIQK from the coding sequence ATGAATTTAGCCCGAAAGCTATTACACACCCGCTACCGCGTTGACGACCTGGAGCGCACGGTAAAGTTCTATCGCGACATCCTGGGCTTGCAGGAGGTCCGGCGTCACGCCTCACCGCGCGGCGCCACCCTGGTCTTCCTCAAAGCGCCGGAAAGTGAGGAGCAGATTGAAATTTGCTGTTTTCCCAAAAGCGGTCCGGTGCAGGTGCAGGCGGATCTCACCCATCTGGCGTTTGCAGTGGACAGCCTGGCGGAGTTTGCAAAACATCTCGCGCAGCATGGATTGAAATACTCGGATGGCCCGACCGCCACCGCCTCGGGATCGGTCATCGCGTTCATTGACGCTCCGGAAGGATATGAGATCGAGTTGATTCAAAAGTAG
- the glmM gene encoding phosphoglucosamine mutase, whose translation MKKIFGTDGVRGTANIEPVTAETALRLGRAAGHVFKNLERVARGHGRHKIVIGKDTRLSGYMLENALSSGILSMGVDVLFIGPLPTPGVAYVTRSLRADAGIVITASHNPYADNGIKFFRPDGYKLDDKIEASIEHLVFSGEIENIRPTAEEIGKAVRIDDALGRYIEFAKASFSRGKTLEGMRIVVDCANGAAYKATPCVLRELGAEVMVFGDKPNGKNINEDCGSMHPQNLCRLVREFRADLGIAHDGDADRVLMCDEHGQMIDGDDIMAIAALDLLAQGALAEKTLVATVMSNAGLDAAITAAGGKVIRTGVGDKLVIDEMLRSGFNFGGEQSGHLIFRDYATTGDGLVAALQILRIMKMRGKKLSQLAQCWQRFPQLVSNVKVREKKPFEQLDGILGLVEKAEADVKPAGGRVLLRYSGTEPKARLLIEGPQQTVLETWSKQICDAIKRQVGA comes from the coding sequence TTGAAAAAAATCTTCGGCACGGACGGCGTGCGCGGCACGGCGAACATCGAACCCGTCACTGCGGAAACCGCGTTGCGCCTCGGGCGCGCCGCCGGTCACGTCTTCAAGAATTTGGAACGCGTCGCGCGCGGGCATGGCCGGCACAAGATCGTCATCGGCAAAGACACGCGCCTTTCGGGTTACATGCTCGAGAACGCGCTTTCCTCCGGCATCCTTTCAATGGGCGTGGACGTGCTGTTCATCGGCCCGCTTCCCACTCCCGGCGTGGCTTACGTCACGCGCAGCCTGCGCGCGGATGCCGGAATCGTCATCACCGCGTCCCACAATCCCTATGCCGATAATGGCATCAAGTTCTTCCGTCCGGACGGCTATAAACTCGACGACAAAATCGAAGCCAGCATCGAACATCTGGTCTTCAGCGGAGAGATCGAAAACATCCGACCCACCGCTGAGGAAATCGGCAAAGCCGTCCGCATTGATGACGCGCTCGGACGCTACATCGAATTTGCCAAAGCCAGCTTTTCGCGCGGTAAAACCCTCGAGGGCATGCGCATCGTCGTGGATTGCGCGAACGGCGCGGCGTACAAGGCGACCCCCTGCGTGCTGCGCGAGTTGGGTGCGGAAGTCATGGTGTTCGGCGACAAACCCAACGGTAAAAACATCAACGAAGATTGCGGTTCAATGCACCCGCAGAATCTGTGTCGGTTGGTCCGCGAATTTCGCGCCGACCTCGGCATTGCGCATGATGGCGATGCGGACCGCGTCCTGATGTGTGACGAACACGGCCAGATGATTGACGGCGACGACATCATGGCCATCGCCGCGCTTGACCTGCTGGCCCAAGGTGCCCTGGCGGAAAAAACGCTCGTTGCCACGGTGATGAGCAACGCCGGGTTGGATGCGGCCATCACCGCCGCGGGCGGCAAAGTCATCCGCACCGGCGTGGGCGACAAGCTCGTGATTGATGAAATGTTGCGCAGCGGTTTCAACTTTGGCGGCGAACAAAGCGGCCATCTGATTTTCCGCGACTACGCCACGACGGGCGATGGCCTGGTGGCGGCATTGCAAATCCTGCGCATCATGAAAATGCGCGGCAAGAAACTGAGCCAGTTGGCGCAATGCTGGCAACGCTTTCCGCAACTCGTCAGCAACGTGAAGGTGCGCGAGAAAAAACCGTTCGAGCAACTGGATGGCATCCTTGGCCTCGTTGAGAAAGCTGAAGCCGACGTGAAACCCGCCGGGGGCCGTGTGTTGCTGCGTTATTCCGGCACCGAACCCAAAGCCCGCCTCCTCATCGAAGGCCCGCAACAAACCGTGCTCGAAACGTGGAGCAAGCAGATTTGCGACGCCATCAAACGGCAGGTCGGAGCGTGA
- a CDS encoding prepilin-type N-terminal cleavage/methylation domain-containing protein, with product MNVRSQRQGAGVTHYASALRGASWPLSLVTRPRFKAFTLIELLVVIAIIAILAALLLPALSQSKATAKRIHCLSNLHQVLIAAHVYVDDNAGSYPVAYQSGTINGSAALICWDLTTIAGNPPTVIPGLLWQSQGNKQIQQCPSFTGGANWVVDPYTGYNYNTSYIGHGQQEDIPEPTKSAAVKQPMKTILFGDGQYAAGANKFMRAPWANPGDDSFRGRWAGTQGFRHQKRSNAAFGDGHAESLRERFVENEDGAKNVATGTGFLSTDNSLYDLE from the coding sequence ATGAACGTCCGGAGCCAGCGTCAAGGGGCAGGAGTTACGCACTATGCGTCCGCGCTTCGTGGCGCTTCGTGGCCCTTGTCACTTGTCACCCGGCCCCGTTTCAAAGCGTTCACGCTGATTGAACTGCTCGTGGTCATCGCCATTATTGCGATCCTCGCCGCGTTGTTGCTGCCGGCGTTGAGCCAGTCGAAAGCCACGGCCAAACGGATCCATTGCCTGAGCAATCTGCATCAGGTACTCATCGCCGCGCACGTTTATGTGGATGACAACGCCGGGTCTTATCCCGTCGCGTATCAGTCCGGCACGATCAACGGCAGCGCCGCGTTGATTTGCTGGGACCTCACCACCATTGCGGGCAACCCGCCGACGGTGATTCCGGGACTGCTCTGGCAAAGTCAGGGCAACAAACAGATTCAACAATGTCCGTCATTCACCGGCGGCGCCAATTGGGTGGTGGACCCCTACACCGGCTACAACTACAACACGAGTTACATCGGCCACGGCCAACAGGAAGACATTCCTGAACCAACCAAAAGCGCGGCGGTGAAACAACCAATGAAAACCATCCTCTTTGGCGACGGTCAATATGCCGCCGGCGCGAACAAATTCATGCGCGCGCCGTGGGCCAATCCCGGTGATGATTCCTTTCGCGGTCGCTGGGCGGGCACGCAGGGTTTCCGCCATCAAAAACGCAGCAACGCGGCTTTTGGCGACGGCCATGCCGAATCGCTGCGCGAACGGTTTGTGGAGAACGAGGACGGCGCGAAAAACGTGGCGACGGGCACAGGCTTTCTCTCCACGGACAACTCCCTTTACGATCTCGAATAG
- the cdaA gene encoding diadenylate cyclase CdaA, giving the protein MWPLISQIWRPTLEIFILAVTIYLATRFVRGTRGWPVVVGFVILLLLLTMTATLLKLEVLRYLVGNASLVIMVGAIIIFQPEIRRLLGELGNLPLFATAHEQRESMEVILDACERLAEVRIGALIAIEQSIQLREAVESGISVDCVATAEMLEAIFFPNNAIHDGGVIIKGDRIAYAACIFPLTRRLGLNKSLGTRHRAALGLSDETDAVIVVVSEETGSISYAYKGELVRGVSIEELRSFLTSVIVRPPRASGLWNWLRFWAVDRPPDATAPAASNPDASVAPQEESK; this is encoded by the coding sequence ATGTGGCCGTTGATTTCACAGATATGGCGTCCGACGCTGGAAATTTTCATTCTGGCGGTGACGATCTATTTGGCGACCCGGTTTGTGCGCGGCACGCGCGGCTGGCCGGTGGTCGTGGGATTCGTCATTTTGCTGTTGCTGCTGACCATGACGGCGACGCTGCTCAAGTTGGAGGTCTTGCGGTATTTGGTGGGTAACGCTTCGCTCGTCATCATGGTCGGCGCCATCATCATTTTTCAACCGGAAATTCGCCGCCTGCTCGGTGAACTGGGCAACCTGCCACTCTTCGCCACCGCGCACGAACAACGCGAAAGCATGGAGGTTATTTTGGATGCCTGCGAACGACTGGCCGAAGTGCGGATTGGCGCGCTGATCGCCATCGAGCAATCCATCCAACTCCGCGAGGCGGTGGAATCCGGCATTTCCGTGGATTGCGTGGCCACCGCGGAAATGCTCGAGGCAATCTTCTTTCCCAACAACGCCATTCACGACGGCGGAGTGATCATCAAAGGCGATCGGATTGCGTATGCCGCCTGCATTTTTCCACTGACCCGACGTTTGGGACTGAACAAATCATTGGGCACGCGGCATCGCGCCGCTTTGGGATTGAGCGACGAAACGGATGCGGTGATCGTGGTGGTTTCCGAGGAAACCGGCTCGATTTCCTATGCGTACAAGGGCGAACTGGTTCGTGGCGTCAGCATTGAGGAGTTGCGCTCCTTCCTGACGTCGGTGATTGTGCGGCCTCCGCGCGCTTCGGGTTTGTGGAACTGGCTGCGGTTTTGGGCGGTGGACCGTCCGCCCGACGCCACGGCGCCTGCAGCTTCCAATCCTGATGCGTCGGTCGCGCCGCAAGAAGAAAGCAAATAA
- the gap gene encoding type I glyceraldehyde-3-phosphate dehydrogenase, with product MAVKVAINGFGRIGRLVFRALVEQGLVGKDIEVVAVGDIVPADNLAYLVKYDSTQGRFHGEVSAKKSSPDKAEADVLVVNGKEIKVVSARSPAELPWRELGVELVIESTGLFTAVEKAQGHITAGAKKVIISAPAKGDCLTTVLGVNDDKYDPKQHHIVSNASCTTNCLAPVVHVLLKEGFGIAEGLMTTVHAYTATQKTVDGPSKKDWKGGRTAAQNIIPSTTGAAKAVALVLPEVKGKLTGMAFRVPTPTVSVVDLTVKTVKDTSYAEICAAMKRASQTYLKNILGYTEDEVVSTDFLHCNLSSIFDAGAGIELNKNFFKLVSWYDNEWGYSSRVGDLVKLMIKKGI from the coding sequence ATGGCAGTGAAAGTAGCAATCAATGGGTTCGGCCGCATTGGCCGCCTGGTCTTTCGGGCGTTGGTCGAACAAGGTCTCGTTGGCAAAGACATCGAAGTCGTCGCGGTGGGCGACATCGTTCCGGCCGACAATCTGGCTTATCTCGTCAAATACGATTCGACGCAGGGCCGCTTCCACGGCGAAGTCAGCGCCAAGAAATCCAGCCCCGACAAAGCGGAGGCGGATGTATTGGTGGTCAACGGCAAGGAGATCAAGGTGGTCAGCGCCCGGTCGCCCGCTGAATTACCCTGGCGCGAATTGGGTGTGGAACTGGTCATCGAGTCCACCGGTCTGTTCACCGCAGTGGAAAAGGCGCAGGGCCACATCACCGCCGGCGCCAAGAAAGTCATTATTTCCGCTCCAGCCAAGGGGGATTGCCTCACCACGGTCCTGGGCGTGAACGATGATAAATACGATCCCAAGCAACACCACATTGTTTCCAACGCCTCCTGCACCACGAACTGTCTCGCGCCCGTGGTGCATGTGCTCTTGAAGGAAGGATTCGGTATCGCCGAAGGTCTGATGACCACGGTGCATGCCTACACCGCCACGCAAAAAACCGTGGACGGCCCGAGCAAGAAAGATTGGAAAGGAGGCCGCACGGCCGCCCAGAACATCATTCCGTCCACCACCGGCGCCGCCAAGGCGGTCGCCTTGGTGTTACCGGAAGTCAAAGGCAAACTGACCGGCATGGCGTTCCGCGTGCCCACGCCCACGGTTTCCGTTGTGGACCTGACGGTGAAAACCGTCAAGGATACCAGCTACGCCGAGATTTGCGCGGCGATGAAACGCGCCAGCCAAACCTATCTCAAAAACATTCTGGGTTACACCGAGGACGAAGTGGTCAGCACGGATTTTCTGCACTGCAATCTCTCCTCGATCTTTGACGCCGGGGCCGGCATCGAGCTGAACAAGAACTTCTTCAAACTGGTCAGCTGGTACGACAACGAATGGGGTTACAGCTCCCGCGTGGGCGATCTGGTCAAGTTGATGATCAAGAAAGGCATCTGA